The following coding sequences lie in one Zingiber officinale cultivar Zhangliang chromosome 2B, Zo_v1.1, whole genome shotgun sequence genomic window:
- the LOC122046196 gene encoding putative MO25-like protein At5g47540 isoform X2, whose product MSTLHLAIEYPKLHRNFTAFRQLFSQVTQEFFRENTLRILIVCIPKLNLEVQKDATQVVANLQRQQVNSRLIAADYLEANTDLLDLLISGYEDMDNALHYGLMLRECIRHQCVARYILESNQVNKFFDYIQNPNFDIAADAIKTLKELMTRHKSTVAEYLSKNFDSFFTEFNSRLLSSPNYLTKRASVKLLGDMLLDRSNSATMVRYVSSKDHLIILMNLLRESSKNIQTEAFHVFKLFVANQNKPPEIVTILIANKRKLLRLLDDLKLDKEDEQFEADKAQVIGEIATLH is encoded by the exons ATGTCAACATTGCACCTGGCAATTGAATATCCAAAACTTCATAGAAATTTCACTGCTTTCCGTCAATTATTCTCACAAGTGACCCAAGAGTTCTTTAGAGAGAACACCCTACGTATATTAATTGTTTGTATTCCAAAGTTGAACTTAGAA GTTCAAAAAGATGCAACTCAAGTTGTAGCAAATTTGCAAAGGCAACAAGTTAATTCACGACTAATTGCAGCAGATTATTTGGAAGCTAATACAGATCTTTTGGACCTTCTAATTTCAGG GTACGAAGACATGGATAATGCTTTACATTATGGATTGATGCTTAGAGAATGCATCCGACATCAATGTGTAGCGAG GTATATTCTAGAGTCTAATCAAGTGAATAAGTTCTTTGATTATATTCAGAACCCAAATTTTGACATTGCTGCAGATGCCATTAAAACTTTGAAG GAGCTAATGACAAGGCATAAATCAACTGTTGCAGAGTATCTTTCCAAAAATTTTGACTCT TTTTTTACAGAATTTAACTCGAGATTGCTGTCATCTCCTAATTATCTCACCAAAAGGGCATCTGTCAAG CTTTTGGGTGACATGTTACTGGATCGATCAAATTCTGCAACAATGGTGCGCTATGTCAGTTCAAAGGACCATCTTATAATTCTAATGAATCTTCTCAGG GAATCAAGTAAAAATATTCAGACTGAAGCCTTTCATGTTTTCAAG ctattcGTTGCCAACCAAAATAAGCCACCGGAAATTGTAACCATACTGATCGCAAACAAAAGAAAGCTTCTTCGCTTACTCGACGATTTGAAGTTAGATAAAG AAGATGAGCAATTTGAAGCCGACAAAGCACAAGTCATTGGAGAGATAGCAACTCTTCACTAA